CTCGAGATATAATTTCTCATGCTGGGGCTTCCTCACGGTAACAGCCACTCTTCCTTGGGAGGGAGGTCCGGGTAATTCTGCTGCCTCCCACCTCTTGGGAGATATGCCTCTGACTAATAGGCCAGTTGTAAAAGCCACCAAACTGCTATTGTGAGGTCACCAAGATGTAGTTTTGCAGTGAGTAATCAGTGACTTCAAGACTTGCCCCTGAGTGTGACTCTGAGACTTGGTCCCTGGATATGAAGAGCTGAAGGGGCCTTAAAGTCTGTAGAGGGGATACTTGTACTGGGAATAAATTTCATTCTGCAGATTTGAATTAAGTTTGAGGCCATCCCTAAACCACTTCTGAGATACACAACCCCATTGCACTGTCCCCGCAGCAAGAAGTATCAGCAAAGAAAACTCTGCTTGTGTATTCAGTGATAATATTTCCCTTTCTCAGAGTATTGCTAGGCAGCAGCCTCTCTAGAGCTAAAGTGGCCAACTGAGGGGCAGCCAAGAatgctggcataactccattaacttcagaggAGCAATGCTTGCAGAGAACTGGGTCTTGAGTTTCCAGAATTGGGCCAATTATGCACCAAGTCCCTAAAATCCAAGACCAAAACTTGCCCGAGCCTCAAAACTGACAGGTTGGGTCTGGGTCTAAGATAGAATTTTTCTGCTTGATTTGAAGTGAAATGTACAAGGAGTTCCTGAGTTATGGTgtcctaaaaatagcagtattcAGAACGGAAAAGGTCTCTTAATTTTTGTCACTTTATaacaaaatgagagagaaagagagagagagagaaacttagCTAACTAGCCTCCCTGAGCTGAGAGCCGATGTCCACCACCATAGGTTATCTGATTTAATGTCAAAACCAGAATTATTAACTTTGTATTAGGAATCTTGCTAATGCAACATGGGGAAAGAATGCTTTCTATATATGCTATCATCTGCACCTCTACTCTCCTCCCAACCCTGCTCTATGTGGCTCTCCTGAGTTCTGCTGGAGAAGGTCCAGTCGACAAATGGggtgtttctcttcctgacattCACATGAACAGCTCGATTGGGGATTCCTTCTACAATCTGCAGGACAAAGATCCTTTCTAGTGAAATTcagggactttaaaaaaaaataaggaaattctcCAACAAAACTTTAAGGTGAAGTTAAAGTTGCAGCAACACATCCGTGTTGGGTGCTTTGTATCCCTGCAAGGCACAGTCTCAGAGCCTTAGTGTTGTCTATACACAAACTGGaaccaaaataattaaatcagttttCATTCATGCCAGCATCAGTTATTTTGGTGTAAGCTTATACGTGGCGACGTGTGTTTCAGATTAAGAGTGGCCACACACAGACTTCCATTGAAACATTCATAGGTGTGAATTAAAAGCAGTTTAATTACTTTGATTCCAGTTTGTGTGTAGATAGCCCCAGAAATAGAAACTCAGGAAATCCAGGAGTAAGGTGGTATTTCTCAGACAATGCACTCATATGCACTCATATCatgacaaccttaactctgcccctggaGAGACAACAGGAAACTGGGATGCCAGATGCATTGCTTTCTTTGTTACAGAGACCTTTGCATTCCTGCCTTGGCTTTAATTGTATAGGCAGAATTATACCATTTTGGGCAGACAGATAGCCAGAACAGTGGTTATTTATTAGAAACTAATTGAACTTCTTGTGCACATATGCTGCCCCGCACTCCTGGTACTCGCCCTTTCTCATCCACATATGCCGGAAGGACTTAAGCGAGGCTGCCATGGAGCCTCCAGCCCAGACTGCCATACTCCTCTTTGGGGCAGCCAGAATTTTAATCCGGTAGCCTTTGCCATATAACAAGGCATCCAGCTCTGAGCACATCCTCTCAGGGAAACCAGGAAACATTGATGAGCCCCCTGATAACACAGTGTTACCGATAATGTCCCCCTTGCACTCGTCTGGCACCTTCTGGAGGCTTTGGAAAGCTAAAAGGTGAATGCCTGGAGAATTTTGGTCTAGCAGTTTTGGCTGGAAGAGTGGCTCTGGGCAGCAGAACCGCTCCTTATCCAGAGTTATCCAGTGCCCATCAGGGGTCTTAAAACACACTGGGAACTGGTGAGCTTTGTCTTGGAGGTCTCCTTCATAGTCCATGGACACATAGCAGCACTGCTTCTTCAGCTGGGTCACCGTCGTCTTCTGCAAGGCATATAGCAGCTGTGGGTCATTGGAGCTCTTCAGCAGCAGGGTATGCATGTGCTTGGAAAGGAAAAACCCAGCCACGTCCAGGCGATACGTGGCTTCCCTCCAGATCTGCCCAGCGCAGATGGAAGTGACATGggacaccccagccccagcctccacAGCCAGGCCAGTGACCCTGCCacaggagcagagggagaggaggCCTGTGTTAGCCACGTGCAAGGCTGGAACAGCGAAGGCCTCAAAGAACACCTCGGCCACCTTCTCCCGATTggttgtggggcaggagggagagtcGGTCATGAGCAGTGGGTGCTCCTCAGGGGACAGTCTCAGCCCGCAGAAGAAAAGGTGGCTCCACAGATTTTCCATGGCTTCCCAGTCAGTGATGATGCCATGCCTGAGCGGGTGGGTTTTGGGTGCCCTGGCACCCCCTGTCCCACAGCCAGTAGCAGCGAGATGGCATGGGATCTCCCGCATCACAGCTGGGCAGGTGGGAGGCATGGACGTGGTTTTCAGCACAGACTTTGGCTTGTCCTCTCCAGCAAAGCCGGCTCGAGTGAAGCAACTACCATTGTCGATGACAACCGCAACCTTTCCCATAGTGTTATCTGCACCACCAAACTGTCTGAGCTTTATCCACTTCTGACGTCAGGATGGGGAAGACGCACAGTCAGGGATTAGAGGGAAGAAGGGAATTGGAAAGCTTGCCTCATCCTGCAACAGAGCAAACGGATGATCTATAATGCAGTGTCTAGTCACGTTACCAGTTAAATACAAACCCATTGTGAATGCGGGATTACAGCTGAGAAACGCAATGATCAAGAGTCAGGACATGCCCACAAGCCGGGGGTTCCTCAGCAGCAGTGACTTGGATGTGCCGTGGAGTTGCCCCCTTCTGGAGTTGGTCTGCTTGGACACTTTTGGCCATCTCATCATGCCTTGTCACGTAAACACAATCATGCTGGTACGTCTGCTCAGCAACACATTGCATTGAAACAGGCTCCCGTCACAACAGGACAGTGCTCCAAGAGCCCAAAGGAATGATCCGGAAGAATGGCAATCCAGACTGCTGCTTTGGTGCTCCTAGGCTGtgatttttcaaaactgcctagGGGATTTGGATGCCCTACCACATTAACTTTAAATCTTGACTCTAGTGCACTATCTACGGCCTGGGCCTGGTTTTCCTACCCCAGACGGGTCGTAGGGCATTTCTGTCTTAGCAGGGCCGCATGTACGTGGCAGCTCCCAGTGTTTGTGCCAATGTGGCTTGATAACCATCTTGCCTTGTGCGGGTACCAAGCAGAATGTGCACCACGCGTGCAGCCATGAGTACACAGAGTGAGCACGAGGCCAGAGATGCACTGATGCTTGCCCAGGGCTAGATAATCAGGTGCTACAGCCCTTTGAAAGTTATTGCCAATGTATTTGCCTAAGAATACATCACAACTCAGAGGGTCTGTGCTATGAACAGAGGGTTTGAGTGATGCTATGTATCACTTCACCCTAAAGACTTAAACAGTGCTTAGACCTTGTGCTGATTCTCCCTGAAACCTGCATTTCCCCCCTCATCAACTGATACCTGCATGCATATTGGTAAGGGCGATCTTTAATAGGTGCTAAAAATGACATCCTGTGTGTGCTCGGTGTGGCATTTTCAACTGTTCTTTCCAAATCAAAACTGTGCAAACCTGGCAAACACGCACGTTCCTCAGTGGAGGCTGTGGATCCGTTAGTGGAAGCAGTGTTCAGGCCTTTATCACTTGTCTTAGCCTATCAAATGGTCACAAAGCCTTCCCACCCCTTACCCCCCTTACACGCACCTCAGAAAGGACCAAATGGAttttattcaaattaaaaaacaaagcccCCAGCTTTGGGCTATGGTGTGAAATTTCGCTCCCAAAGGAAATGTATAAGGAAAATTGTGAGCAGCTGAAAATTGGGGTTTGGAATGGAATGATGTTCTCCACCTTACGGTGCAACCCTCTGAGAAATGAAAGTATAACACCCTCCCTGTCCTAGGGCTGTCCATGGCACACACTGAGCTGAGGTCACTTGCTGTTGTTGGGCAACTCTCCTAAAAATGTCTGTCCCCCCACATTGGGCCATGTTAAATAGTGCAGGACTACCCAGGATAGCACAGCAAAGGCACAGCAAAGGCACAGCAAAGGCCATTCTGGCGATGAagggagtagagctggttggaaaaattgCAATGACATGTTTTTTGTCAGATTTTGCAGATTGGTAAGATCAAAGCATTTTGAGGAAACAGTtcgattttgatgaaattcctccggAAACCTGGCAGGATCCATCAGAAACTTGCCTACTGTCCTGTCAGCTCACCCGCCCAGCTTCTCAGCAGCCCACCAGGCAGGTGGCGGGGGTCCAAAGCCTGGAAGCCATAGGCTTCCAGGGTCCATGGCTCTGGAACAGCCATGCAGACAGACTACCTTGGTGTCAGGGATCCAGGGTCCTGGGCAGCACCGGGTGCACTGTTTGGGGTTACCTTATCTAACACGATCATATAGTTAAACCCAATGTTCTTCAGTCTCCTCCATGCCGTCCCCTTCTCACTTGTTTCTCCTGTTCTCTTTCCCCACCCTTCACTGCCCCCAGCTGAATGGGTTGATAGCAACAGTGACCTCAGCGTGGCATTGCTGAGCGCTCCCCTGGGCAGCTTGACACTTGGCAAAGAAATGTTCATGGGTTGTTAAATTCCAACCCAAATGTGCTCAGCCATGTTGACTGGCCCTAGGATCTTCCTGGAGTTCAGATTCCCCAGCTATAAAACCTTGCAGCTCAATTTTGTCACAGGGCGAGGGTGGCCATTGGGTGTGTTCTAGGGCTCTGAATGGGCCTTTATGTTGCATTTAGGGCCCCCGTCCCTAAAAGAGCATCATTTCTCTGGGGGAGATGTGTTGGAAGTGCTCCCTGATTGCAGCCCCACACAAacccagattctgataccctccCTGCTGAGATGGAGTCATGTATGGTACAATGCCCTCACCTGATGAtgtccatctcccctcccctctgaccCCTGGATCCTCTTGGAGCTGGCCTAGGACAGACATTAGGGCTCCCGGGTGCGGCCTGGAACTGCTGGTGAGGAAGGAAGGGTTCCAGTGGGGGGACGCTGTCCTGGAAGTTCTGGAATCTTCCCCTACCCCATGTGGCTTCTGTTCCTAGAAAGGGATTGTTAGCTCCCATGACCTCACAGACCTGTGTGTacacgtgtgtgtatgtgtgtgtgctggaactGCCGATGCCAGGAGAATGCATTGTAATACCAAAGCCCTGGGCATCAGACCCGTGCCACACTTTCCACAGGTCGGGATGACACGGCTGAGACCCTGGCAAGGTCCCAGCCCACTGTCTTAATTCTGTCATCTTGCTATGTGCTGCTAAACATCCAAAGGAAGGGGTGAAGTGATTCCTACACTGACAGCTTGTAAGACTCTGTAAGATCCTTTGGGATTTACATTATTTATTGACAGGAAGCATTTCATGCGcacacactgaaatgcagccacctctgaagtgGAATGTAGGAACTGTTTAACAATGTATAGCAACTACACAACAGTTGAGGACAGACATGAAACTACAAGGGGAATTGGAAGGAAGCAAGATTTGCCCAACAAACTGTTTCACACCCCTACTCTTGCCTCCCTGGCTTGTTTCTATTTTGCCATGTTCTAGATTTCTTGCTAAGCATCACACGCAGCTCAGTCCCAGTAGGATAAAGCCATGAGCTGAACGGTATTGATGGTATCAATTTAGAATACTAtactggggaataactggctaggtggtagtactagTGACAAGGATCTGGGGCCTGCGCCTCGcaccctggtggagtaccggagtcgacaggagaacgctcagcagtcgatttatcgcatctagactagactgataacaattttcaaatatgtgaatatgttataaagaggactgtgatcaattgttctccatgttcacacaaggtaggacaagaagtgatgggcttaatctgcagcaatggagatttaggtgagatattagggaaaactttctaagtttaagggcagttaagctctggaacaggcttccgagggaggttgtggaatccccatcactggaggttttgaagagcatgttggacaaacacctgacagagatagtctagatttacttggtcctgcctcagcacagggggctgaacttgatgacttctttaggccccttccagccctatgtttctattATTCTGTGATTCTACCAGCTTCTGGGATGTGGCTTTCTTATTCACCAAAAACCTGTTTTGTGGGCCTCTCCTTCCTGATGTTAAAGATCTTTGATCCAGAGCCTAGGGAGAAAGAGGGTGGAAACAGCCAAATTTCTTTTACTCTCTGCAAAAAGCTCTTTTTTCTGTTGGAGCTGGCTCCTGGTTCACGCAGTGTGACTACACAGTTATATAACTCCACTCCAGAGTGTGACTAGCAGCACAGATTGACAAGGAGAGAGAACACAGGGTAGTTGGTTAGCAGACAGGAAAGCACTTTCTAGCCTGAGTTTCTAATAAAAGCCAATGTTAAATGGTTCAGCAACGCTTTTGTTGCTTTCCGTGAGTCACAACAGAGGGACGTTAGAGGAACACTAAGCCTCCCGTCTTGCTATATACACGACTGTAACTCCTGACCGCTGGCTGATTTCCAGTCTGCTGTGTTGACCAGGTGCCAGCATTTTCTTAGCCCCAGTTTCTCTGGTTAACAATGCTCCATGGCATCTCTCGATGCAGCATGGACATCCCTGTATGTCAGTATGCCAGAGGTTTGCTCGTGGAAACAGTTGGCCCTGCACTTCCCACTCCACCAGGAAAGCCAGGAACCCCCCACACCTTCTTAGTTCTCAGCTGATAGAGTGGAGGCTCCTGCCCCCTCTTTATACAATGGGAATTTCTTCCCAGGCAATTTGCCTTTTCACCCGCCATCCTTCTCATTGGTCGATTCACCTCTCGGGAACCCCTGAAAGGCTGTGAAAGGAGCTCTGTCTCCAGGGCTAGCTTGGAAGCACTCACTTTGCAAAGCcaatttctttctctcctcccgccccatcccccacctcctgcactgTCTCCTGGAGGCCCTCTCTCCAGCCAAGGACTGCAGCGTGGGGTCGCTCGTGCCAGACCCTTAGTGTAAGGCTCTAATATTTCTTGTCTTCCTGTCTTCCTCCCGCGCCCCCGAACACATACTAAACACAGCCAGTCATCTGAGATGCTCGAGTTGGTTTATTTTCCCCCTTCCATGGGTTCCTTGGTTCCCGCACGCACTGTAGTGTTGTTGGAGACAGCGACGCTCCTTGGGCTGCTCACCGCCTGGGCCATCCACTCCCAGCGCCTGGGTGTATGGTGTACCAGAACCTCACCTGGTTCTTGGAGCCCAGGGAATCCCCTCCCTCGGCCTTGTCAGACTCCACCAAAAAGAACAGGGTCAGGATCCTCCTCATCTTCTGGATGTCCCCATCTCCGGCTCCCAGCCGTGCTGATGAGGGGAACGGCTGTGGTGGCCGGGGAacctctcccctcctgctgcccagcTCCGATCTGCCAAAGATTTTAACTGTGCTTCCAGGAGGGAGGGTGATCAGAGAGGGGGTCTTTGGGCAGTGGGACAGCTTCCCAAGAGGAGGCAGCAGCACTGCTTTGATCTGTAgaataaatgaaacaaacaaagctTTCGGTCCCATTGGCCTGGGCTGCTCCCCTGCCACTCAGGACCTCCCCTTTCAGCTCTCCAGCCTCAGCCAGGCGCTCCTGGAGAGCAGACGTGGCCAGTGACACGGCTGACGGTGCCGCAGAGTGAAGCTACTTCCCGGAAAGTGCCTTCCCTCGGCCACCGGTCTCTTCCCAGTCACCCGGCAGGGTGTTTGCCAGTTGGCTGACGGGAAATTCCACGGCTTCTTATTAGGCAAAGTAGGTATTGGTCTTTGGGGACTTTCCTGGGTTATTGATGTGTTTTAGGGGACCGATCCCCAGTCCCCCTGCCCAGGGTTTTGGTTTCTTGTTTCCCTAAGAGCAAGAGACAATGGCTGGCCTAGGGGCTCGAATTCCAATTACTCAAGAAGGATTAAGACAAATACATTGTCAATTAGGAACTCATGATGGTTCTTGTCACCAGCATTCCTTCGCACTGTATAATGCAAACAGTATAAAAATGTACACACCTCTACTCGACCCACCAGCGTAATGTACCCCCACCCTGGGCCAGCAAAAACCTAAGGCTAGAGAAGGGCCTTAGCCCAGGGCCGGTTATTTTAGTTTTGAAACCTAGTTCTGACACAAGTCCACACGGCAGTGGCTGGTCCATGTCGCCCAGACCTCAGCCTCTGTCTGGTCGCTCTACAGGAGAGATGGAACGCGGGGATAGTGTTAGGGGGGTGGAGCCTGGCATGTGTCTGTCTGTGGCAGTTGTGCAGGGAGCCACGTGTGGAGAGCAACTGTGCATGTTGTGTGGGATGAGGGGCGTGGCCAGGTGGGGTGTGAAGCTGTTGGAGAGCATGAGTGCGGATGCCCCTGTAGCTGGGGCGAGTCACCGGCTGGCACTTACAGTGGACTTGTTCTTTTTCAGATAGATAACCAGTCGccctttctccttttccttctccagatCTGGGCACTTCTCCTTCTTCTCTTGCTTTGCTTTTTTCACCTTCTTTCTAGAGTTGTAATTGCCCATCTTGTGATTCCTTCCGAGCCAGCTGGTACTGCCCCTACTGAGCCAGTTGTGTCAGAAGTCAAGGAGCTTCTGTGATGTCAACCGTAGGCATAGATGTGACTTTACAATGGATGAGGTGTCTCTGAGGCTGCCTGGCCCATTGGGTCCCATTGTCCTGCTGCTTATCCCCGGATACCCTTCCCTGGCAGTGAGAGAAAGAGGCCAGGCTCTGTGTATGTCTTTGTGTGAACTCCTCAAGGCGTGGAGCGCTGGGAGCAGATTCCACTGGGTGGATCTGAATGATGCTAAGGAGACCCTCAAATCAGTTTGGGCCACATGCAGCTCGTTCCTTCCCTCATCCCTGCCTGATAATGAGCTGACCCAGTACTAGTCACTCATATTGTGTAATTTTGCTGAGTGGTCCCATTAAAGACAGTTCAGACGGCAGACTAAAGTATTGTTTAGTGGGCATAAGTGAAGTGGATCTGGCCTTTTATTTTAGAGGTGGGTCATATACCCAGGGATCACCTATGTGTAATGCAGCCACCACCTCTGATTGTAACACAGCAAAACACAAAGTGCCACACTGCCCAGCACTTTGGGATAGAAAGTAGAGACAAGTCCCAGATCCAGTGAAGCACATGGATGAATTTTAAGACGACAAAGTGACCAAGATGCTGGTTTAACATCCCTGCTCTTGCAAAAATTGACATGGGATCTTTAGTAACTACCAGTGATTGGGAAACCTTTTGCATCCCTAGGAGCCCGCTGCTGCCACTCTCATAATGGACTGAGAAGGCAGAGCACTCCTAGTGAACTACCAGCATCACTACTTGCAGTACCCAATGTCCCTTGCAGGTCTCCCGTCCAAGTATAGGCCATGTCCAAGTACTACTTAGTTGTTAGGATCACAGCACCATCTGCTCTGGCTGCAGGCAAAAGGTATCCTGTCACTTCCTACTTGAGCCCTGATCTTTGGTTTTGATCTCTCAGCAGAGAAAACAATGTGATGGTGCAAAAAGGCTTATAGCTTCAGGTGGGAAATGCTGCGTTCATGCCAAAGCCCCACCAATCTGATGTTATGTAGCTGTCTACCTCAGTTGTGGCCATGTGCCAGGTAGTTAGTTAGACCCCTGCATGACAGCAGCTCAATCCACACATCTTGAGGATGCAAAACTGCCCCTGGGGCACCGGATACTCCCAAATGGTGGATGCAGAAGGGCAGGCCAGCCTTTAAACTTCTATTTCCGAATAACATTTTCTGTGACATTCCCAGAGTCATCATCTGCTTTTTAAGGAAAACAATGGTGGCTAAAAAACCCGAGAAGGAAAAAGTAcctgaaaaggagagagacatcTAGACACTGTTCTTTTAAATGGATCTAAGGATGAAAAAGAACCTTGGAGTAACCTGGACCAGTTTTAGCCATGCAACCAGAAGACAGAGAAGACTTGCTATGACACACCTAACTCATCTGCTTGGCTGACTCAGGATTGTTGCCTCCAGTATATTTAATAGCACATAGTCCAGTCTAGTTGCAAATGTCCCTGATATTTAGCCTAAATGTTGTTTGGCTTAAATGCTTCCTTTTACTTCTAGTTCTGTCCCCTTGCACCACCTCCGGAAATTCTCTTGCCTCCTCAGGAAGGCAGTACCAGTTCTTCCCCTTTGTACTGCCACGTGATTTTCCTGAGGGAGCATTTTCTAAATTCGACTGGTTATCTCCATTTTTCTCAGTGCTCCAGTCATATTCCCCTTCACTGCACCCAGTTCTCTGGGTTCTTTAATGGGAAAATTTTATGTTTATTTCACCTTTCTGTGGTGATGTAAGCTCGTCCCAGTCATATCAGTGTCCTGCAGGAGGTGGTGACCTTAGCTCAGTGTCTATCAGAGAAGTGGTGTCTAGCAGCTAGAGTTGGTGATTGGGCATCAGGATCCCTGGGATTTCTTCCCAGCcttgccactgatttgctgtatgaccttcagcaagtcactttcTGTATCTCAGATCCTCCATCTGCTTATAATGGTATGTTTATCTGCAGCATATAGTTCAGCTGCTggatgtctctgtgtgctgtacaGTATTCCAGACAGGATGTGGTCTGTGGTAAACAAGAGAAAGaaagctggaactcaagctgGGTGAAAGCCTACTGGTCTGTGACTGTAGTTGTAGAAGTTTTGGTTAATAATTGTCTCTTGTTTAAGATAGACTGTGATACTATGACACTGTTAAGTGGGCATAGTAAATATTTGCCCATGAGACGGGCTGTTGTGAGGTGTAATACTTTGAGATTTCTGGGAAACGTGCTAGAAAAGCATGTAATATTATTAAAATGCCCATGACTTTCCAGTCAGCTTTATTCTCCACAACAAGGAGTGTTAGCTGCATGCCCCGTATACTTTGTGGCTCACCTCTGCTTATAATCTGCAAAACAACAGGCTAGCAAAGGAACATGATCCCTCCTGCTCTGCAATGCTCGGTCTTTGGCcacagttcagcaaagcacttaagaataTGAGCAACTTCCTTTGGACTTGACAGGATTTAAGCAAATGCCTAAAGTTAAGCGTGTGCCGGGGTGTTCTGCTGaatagggctggaccactgaaTCAGGGCACTGATCAGGAGAATTTCTGTTGTGTTATAGTTATTGGATATTTATCAGTTTCTGATTTTCACTGTTAACATTGGACACATTTTGTTTCCAGCTTCAGGAGTAAAAATGATTTtatctgtgtttaaaaaatatcCCTTGAATTCTCTCCTACACTGACCATCAGGATGCCCAGACTTCTGGATATTGGAGATCTCTCACCTCCTTCCACAGACAGTATCCATCACTGATAACATGATAATGGTGGGATATTTTTATATGGATTTTGTAGAAAAAGCCTATTCTCAAACTTATGCTTGTGTCACTTTGAACTGCAACTGGAAACTTTAGCTCTGATGAGGCAAGCCTTGTCCTGGATCAGAGATCTCTCACCAAGTCACCAATGGGGCTGATGAATGTCTGAATTTGGTTCACAGAGAGTCCAGCCTAGGTTAGTTCAAGCCAGAAGTGCTATGTATGAAGGCAGAGAGACAtccgggctcccagctgctggctgagctCAATGGTTCTCATATTCTGAGTGGTCCAGCACACAGAGGGCCATATTCtttcctgctgcctctccttggaagtcaatggagttaaaccaAGGATAAATTTGACCTACTTGCTAGTTGCATTTGTGTACTGAGTTTAACCTGAGAGGAAAGAAGCTGCTGGTCCAGTCCCTGCCTATGCAATGACAATTTCAAATGATTCTCTTTGGGGGCAGTGGGTGTGCATTCGGCGATGGGGAGAGGCACTGGATGGGCTGCCCTGGGgactctagtccagtggttctcaacctttccagacttctgtacccctttcaagagtctgaattgtcttgcgtacccccaagtttcacctcacttagaaccttacaaaatcagacataaaaatacaaacgtgtcccagcacactagtactgaaacaTGGCGGACTTTCTCATCTTTACCATATCGTTATAAAATCAatcaattggaatacaaatattgtacttacatttcaatgcaCAGTGTGCAGAGCAgtttaaacaaatcattgtctatgAATTTTCGTTTGTcctgacttggctagtgctttttatgtagcctgttataaaaccgggcgaatatctagatgagctgatgtaccctctggaagagctctgagtacccctggttgagaactgtctttttgttggtCACAAAACCAGCACACCAGGATAGCAACGGGGCACGTTCTGCTGTGCTACCCCACCTGCCTCTGGGCTAGAGGAGCGTGTTTGGTCTGCCTGGCCCATTCAGTCCAACTCCTTGGCCTCTGTGAAGCTGCCAATGGGGAGGCCCGTTGATGCTCACTGTGCTGTGCTTTTTGTCCCAGGGATACCTTCTGCAGCTAGTAACTGAGTCTTGCACTGCACTAGAGAACTGCCGATTGTTGCCGAATGATTCTCTTTTCCAAAACAGTGCATTCAATATCCAGCGCTTCTGAGAGCCTGCAAATGAGAACTCCTGAAGAGGTTTGACCTGTGAAAATGCCATTAGCTTCCTTGCAGTTTGGAGCTGACTGTGCCTGACAAGTGGAGGCCAGCTGTGGTTTCCCTTTAATCTGATTTCTGTTTTAAattgcccacccccaccacacatcccGCGATCATTTCTAGCATTTAATACACTACGGCTCAATAGGGAGCTGAAGAGCTATCAACTGTCTTGCCTATATCCAGCTCTGCTGGGCACAAGAAGCTGTACAAGCGAGTGGTTAGGGCAGAGGATCGGAAGCTGAGATTCCTAAATTCTTGTcccaggctctgccactgactttctcaGTGTCCTTGGACAAGGCATTTATTGATGTTCCCAGCACTTATCTCAAGGCTCTAAGGTCTTTACAGAAATGCAAAGCCAACCCAGTATTAAAGTCTGCAACATTTCTATATATTTATTCACCTGCTCCAAGCATGAAAAACGCTCcgctcgtgcctcagtttccccacctgatAAGTGGGAGTGCATTAGCCTCCCTGCCTGGGGGCTTGGGAGGGGCTTTGAATGCTATTCCGGTGCCTGGAGCTCTTTGGAGGGAAGGTGCCACAGTGGCAGCACCATTATTGTGTAGAATGAACTGATCTCCCCGTATGGCTCTGGGTTGCGTATAAAATCTGGGACGGGCTCTTCAGCAGCTGCATCTGCCAAGGCCCAGTGAGGCGCTGGGTGGGAGCGAGATGGGCCTGGGACATTACAGGAGAGGAGGCTGCAGCCCAGCAGAGAGGTCTCCTGGAGTACCTGATCTGGCATCAGGTGCGACgttccctctctctccttccccacaggAGTACGAGAGTTC
This genomic interval from Lepidochelys kempii isolate rLepKem1 chromosome 13, rLepKem1.hap2, whole genome shotgun sequence contains the following:
- the ACTL10 gene encoding actin-like protein 10, whose amino-acid sequence is MGKVAVVIDNGSCFTRAGFAGEDKPKSVLKTTSMPPTCPAVMREIPCHLAATGCGTGGARAPKTHPLRHGIITDWEAMENLWSHLFFCGLRLSPEEHPLLMTDSPSCPTTNREKVAEVFFEAFAVPALHVANTGLLSLCSCGRVTGLAVEAGAGVSHVTSICAGQIWREATYRLDVAGFFLSKHMHTLLLKSSNDPQLLYALQKTTVTQLKKQCCYVSMDYEGDLQDKAHQFPVCFKTPDGHWITLDKERFCCPEPLFQPKLLDQNSPGIHLLAFQSLQKVPDECKGDIIGNTVLSGGSSMFPGFPERMCSELDALLYGKGYRIKILAAPKRSMAVWAGGSMAASLKSFRHMWMRKGEYQECGAAYVHKKFN